A window of the Microbispora sp. ZYX-F-249 genome harbors these coding sequences:
- a CDS encoding Rv1733c family protein, with the protein MRSIARWVVSRLRRYRPDRNPLRRRSDRIEAALVVAALAAVLLAAWPAALIARTVYDGGVRAERVGPGARQLVEATVIEEASAVPANGRGLLGASSVRWTLPGGEVREGMVPVALLLRDGPANARLWVDAQGRPATAPPQRTETVTRAWLAAFGVVSAAAVLAWAGFALGRHRLDRRRYREWEAAWAAADRRWRRHHI; encoded by the coding sequence ATGAGATCGATCGCCCGCTGGGTCGTGTCGCGGTTACGCCGTTACCGGCCTGATCGCAACCCGCTGCGCCGCCGTTCCGACCGGATCGAGGCGGCGCTCGTGGTGGCCGCGCTGGCCGCCGTACTGCTCGCCGCGTGGCCCGCCGCGCTGATCGCTCGCACGGTGTACGACGGCGGCGTCAGGGCCGAGCGGGTGGGGCCGGGAGCGCGGCAGCTGGTCGAGGCCACCGTGATCGAGGAGGCGTCGGCCGTGCCGGCCAACGGCCGCGGGCTGCTGGGGGCGAGTTCGGTGCGGTGGACGCTGCCGGGCGGCGAGGTCCGGGAGGGCATGGTCCCGGTGGCCCTCCTCCTCCGGGACGGCCCGGCGAACGCGCGGTTGTGGGTCGACGCCCAGGGCAGGCCGGCCACGGCGCCGCCGCAGCGGACCGAGACGGTGACCAGGGCGTGGCTCGCGGCCTTCGGCGTCGTGTCGGCGGCCGCCGTCCTGGCCTGGGCCGGATTCGCGCTGGGGCGTCATCGGCTGGACCGCAGGCGCTACCGCGAGTGGGAGGCGGCCTGGGCCGCGGCCGACCGCAGGTGGCGCCGCCATCACATCTGA